ACTGGATCGGGAATGGTTTCCATTTTCATGTTCACTGCCGCCAGGGCACGGGTCAGCAAATTAGTAGTACCACGATCGCCAAACCCAAAGATCATTGAAGCACCCACATCAAAGCGATAGCCATCCCGCTCAAAAAAGCCAGCACTGCCACCAGGAATAATGTATCGCTCCAACACCAGCACTTGAATACCCTTGGCCGCCAGTTGGGTTGCCGTAACCAATCCACCAATACCTGAACCGATTACAATCACATCGGCATCAAGCTGTTGATTTTGCCCGATCATCTATGGCTGCACCTCAACACCACGCCAGAAAGCCACATGGCCTTTAATATTCTCGGCCGCCGACTTGGGATCGGGGTAGTACCAGGCCGCATCTTTATTCACCTGGCCATTCACTTCAATGTTGTAGTAACTGGCTACACCCTTCCAGGGGCAGGTGCTGTGAGTATTGCTTTCTTTGAAATATTCAGCGTTGATTGCATCGGCAGGGAAATAATAGTTACGCTCTACTATTTCACAGTTATCACTTTCCGCCAGCACAACGCCTTGCCATGTAGCCTTTGCCATAATTTTTCTTAAACTTATTAATTAATATTTACTAATTGCCTAATTGCCTAATTGCCTAATTGCTAAGATGCTTAGTCAATTTAATCGATCGCATGGTACTTGATTGATCTGGTTGAAACTCATGGTGATCGCAATGGTAGAGCCCAGCTCAGGTAACATTTTAGCGTCAGTCAGATAGAATCATTACTAAGAAATTAATAAGGAAGTAATAGAGCTATCAAACAATCCCAGATCACTACAAATCACTACAAGTTAACGGGTCAAAGATATAAAGATATATTGAACTCAAGTTATTTTAGATCCGCTGAGCCAATGAGCCAATGATCCCAGTCCCAAAGGCTTACCTCTATTACATCTATTACATCTATTACATCTATATGATATTTGCCGATCGAAATAGCTAAAGGACTGACCCGCAATCATTATTATTTCTGCTAGGGTTTTGTCAAGGTAGTTATGATGGGCAACTGTATTTTAAAATGCCTCCATAGCAAGCGATTTGAGCGATCTGTTAAATATCTGCCCGTCAATCCAAAACCAACAGAGTGTTCGGCTTGATCCTGCCTTTACAATTATATAAGTAGAGTCTATTAGTTGAATGGTGATTTTAGCAGGCGATCGCCCATAATTAAGCTAGTGCAATATTAAAAAGCTAGTGCAATATTAAACTAGTGCGATCGGGGGATTTAAAAATTTGCTAATTGAGGCAGAATCTTACGGTAACCTGCTTAAATTAATCACTTTTTCTTTCTAGAATAAAGAATTAAAATAATTAGTAGGGTGAAGGAGCAAAACAGACACCATGAAAAGCATTAATTTTCTTGCCAAAGTAGTTGCTAGCAGCATTGTTTTAATCGCAGTGGGCATAATCACCGCACCGATCGCTAGAGCCGATACCGATGATGATCAGGTTCGTGCTGGTGATGGTAATCCCTATGATAGTACGCCCCTATCCCAGCAAACCTTGAATGACTTTAGCCGCACCAATCGATCCAACTATTCGATCGATGGCTCTGATAGTGGCTTGAACTTCACTGACATTATCCACAACCACAATCTTTTTGGTGGCACCACTCCATCCCAATTCCGCAGCAAGAGTTCGGATTCAATCAACAGCACGATCGAAGAATTTAGAGCCCAGCAACGCGAGCAAATGGTGGATGCTGAATCTACCGTAAATTAATTAATTGCTAACCAGTTGCCATAAAAGCGCAGCTTATCCTAGCTATGCCAGAGTTATTAGTTATTCCAGCTTAGCGATCGCCCCTTCCTTCACCAAAATTTTTTTAGTCAACAAGTCTTTAACCGTAGCAGTTAAGACCCGTTGTTCATTGACCCGAAAATCCACCTCAATTCGATCCATCCCCTTACGCCCCGGTGGACTCAGATGGGCGATGCAGACCTGCTCATTTTGCAACTTACTCACCCGATTAGCCTCCAGCAAAGAATGAAAATCGGCATGGCGGCGCAGTTGGGTACTGGTCATGCGACCGCGATCGTCGTAGGCAATCTCAACTTGGGCGGTTTCAGCTACTTCGCCAATATCCAGACGGATTTCCTTCTGTCCCTCCCACACCACCTGTAAAACAACTGGCTCCAGGCGATCGCACGGGTATTTCACGCCCTGCTCAAAAATTGGATAATAAAAATGCTGTTGCTCACCGGGATCCCAGATCCTAATTGCATAGCTGTGGCGTAAATAATCTTCAACGGTAACAATCTGCCCCAGGGCGAGCGCCCCATGTGCCACTGCCTCAAAGGGTTTATCCAGCTTGACCCGCTGCCGACCAAAGTAAGAAATCACCAACTGTTGGATCGCTGGGATCTGACAACTGCCACCCACCAGCAACACCTGGGCGATCTGATTCTTGCTAATTCCCTTACGCAGCGCGGTTTCAACCACCTCGTCCAGGGATTGGCGCAATTGTTCAAGGAGCTGTTGCGATTCCAGGATTTCCGCCAGCTCGGCGCGATTCAGGCTCAGTTCATAGGAAATAATATTTTCATCATCAAACCAGCTTTCCTTCGCGCTTTCATGACTGGAAAGTTGAATTTTGAGCCGCTCCGCGATCGCCAGTAAGTTAACCCAGCCAATTTCCCCCACCTCAGCGCGGGTTTGGCCATTTTTACGCAACTGATGCTCCACAATCCAGTTGTCGATATCGATCCCGCCAATATAAGCATCGGACTTGGCGATCACCTCGGCTTTGAGCACCTGTTGCGATCCGATTGTGCCCGTGGTACGCACCAAACTAAGGTCTAGCGTGCCGCCACCAAAATCAACCACCAGCACCACCACTCCAGGTGCCTGCACCGCATAACCCAAGGCTGCTGCCGTGGATTCATCTAGAAGTTGGATCGGTGGCAAATCAGCGATCTCAGCAAAGCTCCGAAACCATTCTAAATAGGCATCAAATGCCCCCACTGGCATTGGGAAAATCACCTTACTGGGTTCGATCCCCTTGGCCTTGAGCAATGCCCAGATTTGGCCTAAAAAAATCTCGGCGATGTCTTCGGAGGTGTAGGTATAGGCATCGATCGTGCGGGGCGGCGGCCTGAAATTGGCAGCTAGTTCGCGTTTAAATGCTTTGAAGAGGCGATCGGGCTTGGCATAACCCAGTCGTTGCGATCGCACCTGCTCACCAATCACAATGTTGCCCTGTTCTTCAATGTATACCAGGCTGGGAACCACATAGGCTTCACCATCAGCGCTGTTGAAGGTGCGGCAAATGGTTTCAAATTTAAGGGTGCGAGGGGTTTGGGTAACTGGGTCTAAGGTACAGACAATGGTATTACTGGTGCCAAAATCGATCGCTACGATGGTCATGTATTGTCCTCTAGCCTTTCTCCCAATTACTGCCTGCTAATACTCTACTGCTTTTTAATTTGGATAATTTGGAGGGGGGGTGATAATTCAAAACCGCTTAATTCTAACAAAAAAAAGCTCGAAATAGCTTACCGCAGGTCTTATGTATCATGTATTAGAAACCACCAATGGGGCAAAATAAAATTGCGATCGCATTATTTGCAGTATCGATTAATTCTTTCATCCTGTACTGCGATCGGGCTAATTAATCTCCCATTTGAGTAACATCGCCATCTAAGTTTTTAACTAACTCTTTAACTAACTTTCACCAGCTTTGATGGCGATCGCTGGCAATGTCCTACTAACCTTGGCCGGAACCAAGATCCGATCGCCACTGGCACTGCGATAGCCCACAAACCGCACATACACGATCTCCCCTGCTTCAATGTCCCCTTGATCTGGTTCATGCAACTGGGGATCATAGGCAGTCTGTTGCCAAACTTCACCGATCGGCTCAAACTGCCAAGCCTGGAGTAAATTATCGAGATTAGTAAACAATGCCACCAGGTTTTTGGCGGGCAGCTCAGGCTTAGCGATCGCCATTTGCCGCACACTTTGATATTGGGTTAATAATGGCTGAATTTTAGTAAAAGTTTCAACCCGATAATCATCTACTAATTGCTTTTTTTGCTGCTCTAACTGCCCCCGCAAATCCAAGCATTCTTGCCTTAAGGCTTTGGCCTCTGATTCTTGCTGAGTTAATTGCTGGGCGATCGCCTC
The sequence above is a segment of the Pseudanabaena sp. PCC 7367 genome. Coding sequences within it:
- a CDS encoding DUF427 domain-containing protein, giving the protein MAKATWQGVVLAESDNCEIVERNYYFPADAINAEYFKESNTHSTCPWKGVASYYNIEVNGQVNKDAAWYYPDPKSAAENIKGHVAFWRGVEVQP
- a CDS encoding Hsp70 family protein — its product is MTIVAIDFGTSNTIVCTLDPVTQTPRTLKFETICRTFNSADGEAYVVPSLVYIEEQGNIVIGEQVRSQRLGYAKPDRLFKAFKRELAANFRPPPRTIDAYTYTSEDIAEIFLGQIWALLKAKGIEPSKVIFPMPVGAFDAYLEWFRSFAEIADLPPIQLLDESTAAALGYAVQAPGVVVLVVDFGGGTLDLSLVRTTGTIGSQQVLKAEVIAKSDAYIGGIDIDNWIVEHQLRKNGQTRAEVGEIGWVNLLAIAERLKIQLSSHESAKESWFDDENIISYELSLNRAELAEILESQQLLEQLRQSLDEVVETALRKGISKNQIAQVLLVGGSCQIPAIQQLVISYFGRQRVKLDKPFEAVAHGALALGQIVTVEDYLRHSYAIRIWDPGEQQHFYYPIFEQGVKYPCDRLEPVVLQVVWEGQKEIRLDIGEVAETAQVEIAYDDRGRMTSTQLRRHADFHSLLEANRVSKLQNEQVCIAHLSPPGRKGMDRIEVDFRVNEQRVLTATVKDLLTKKILVKEGAIAKLE
- a CDS encoding nucleotide exchange factor GrpE; the protein is MSDSPLSNLSNWSDLFGSQDFILTLVLIFLALRIASSVLKFVRKPDELLPGEVESLRAEKEAIAQQLTQQESEAKALRQECLDLRGQLEQQKKQLVDDYRVETFTKIQPLLTQYQSVRQMAIAKPELPAKNLVALFTNLDNLLQAWQFEPIGEVWQQTAYDPQLHEPDQGDIEAGEIVYVRFVGYRSASGDRILVPAKVSRTLPAIAIKAGES